DNA from Coriobacteriaceae bacterium:
ACGCCGCGTTTTCGTCACCAACAGCGAAAACGTCCCTAAGCGAGCAAGGTGACGTGAAAGAGGAGGGAAGCGTACTTTGGTACGCGACCGACGATTGAACGTCAGATTGCCGCTTAGGGGCGTTTGCAGCGTCGGTAGGTTACGGCGTTCTAGGAACGCCGTAACCTACAAAGCGTCGGCGCAGCGCTTGCAAATATGCGCGTGGCCGTTGTACTCGCCGACGGTGGTGCGGTAGTTCCAGCAACGGTCGCAGCACTCGCCCTCGGCTGCCTCGATGGCAACGGAGAGTTCCTCGCCCTGGGTCAGCTCAACATCGGAAACGATGTAGAACTCGGCCAGGTCGACGGCCTTATCACCGGTCAGCAGCGCGTACATCTCGGCGGGAACGACCGCCTTGACGCGGACCTGCTGGCTCTTGGTGAAGGTGCCGGCAGAACGGGCATCCTCAAGGGACTTGGTCACGGCGCTACGGAGCTCGAGCGAAGCCTCGAGCACACCCTCAAACTCATTGGCCTCGTCGACCGTGATGGGCGACTTGTACCAATCGAGCAGCGCGGCGTACTTCTGGTGATCGACGCAGCCGGCGGGCGCATAGGCCATGGCCTCGTCAACCGTGTAGGACAGGATCGGCTGCAGATCGCGCATGAGCATCGAGAAGAGCTCGGCCAGCACGGTCTGGGCGCTGCGGCGCTCGAGCGAGCCGGGCTTCTCACAGTACAGACGGTCCTTCAGGGCGTCGAGATACACGTTGGAGAGCTCGGTAACCACGAAGTCGTAGAGCGCACGGTAAGCGCGCGGGAACTCGTAGCAAGAGTAAGCGTCGTCGACCTCGGCCTGGACCTGGGTCAGACGGGCAACCATGAGCTTGTCGAGCGGCAACAGGTCGGCAAAGGCGACGCCGTCGGTCTCGGGCTCAAACTGGCCCTCGAGCTCGGAGAGCAGGAAGCGCAGCGTGTTGCGGAAACGACGGTAGGCATCGGACGTACGAGCGAGGATCTCGTGGTCGATGGAAACGTCGGAGCTGGTATCGACAGATGCAACCCACAGACGGATGATGTCGGCACCCATCTCGTCACAGACCTTGTTGGGGTCGATGACGTTACCGAGCGACTTGGACATCTTGCGGCCCTGGCCGTCGAGCGTGAAGCCCTGCGAGACGACCGCCTTATACGGAGCGTGGCCGTTGGCGCCCACCGAGGTGAGCAGCGAGCTCTGGAACCAACCGCGGTGCTGGTCGGAGCCCTCGAGATACACGTCCGCCGGATACTCCAGCTCGGGGCGATACTCGCAGACGGCCTTCCAGGAGACGCCGGAGTCCCACCACACGTCGAGGATGTCCTTATCGGCCTTGAGGTGATGGCCGCCGCACTTGGGGCAGACGCAGGCCTCGCCCAGGTAGCTCTCGGGAGCGTCGGTGAACCAGGCGTCGGAGCCCTTCTCGTGGAAGAGCTTGATGACGGCGTCGAGAGTAGCGTCGTTCATGACCTTCTCGCCGCAGTCGGCGCAGGTGTAGCTGGGGATAGGCACGCCCCAGTTGCGCTGACGGCTGATGCACCAGTCGGGACGCTGCTCGACCATGGCGCCAATGCGGTTAGCCGCGTGGGCCGGATACCACTTGACGTTCTCGCGGACCTCCTTGCCAGCCTGCTCGCGCAGACCCGTCTTGTCCATCGAGACGAACCACTGGTCGGTGGCACGGAAGAGCACCGGGTGCTTGCAGCGCCAGCAGTGCGGATAGCTGTGCGTGATCTTCTTCTCAAGAACCAGGGTGCCGCGCTCGCGCAGGAACTCGATGATGTGCGGGTTGGCCTCATCGGTATCCATACCGCTGAAGGGACCACCGGTGCCAAACTCCTCGCCGGTGTAGAAATTACCGTCGTCATCGACCGGCATGCAAATGTCGGTGATACCCTCCTTAAGGCAGGCGAAGTAGTCGTCGACGCCGTGGCCGGGCGAGTTGTGGACGATACCGGTACCGTCGTCGACACCGACGTAATCGGCCAGCAGCGCCACGCCCTCAACGCCGTCAAAGATCGGCTGCTTGTAGTGGATGTGGTGGAAGGTCTCGGCGGGAACCACGTAGGGCTTGCCGTCGACCATGACCGGGGTGTACTCCCAGCCAAACTCCTCACAGCACTTGGGAGCCAGGTCCTCGAGCATGACCTCGGCACGCCCATCGTGCTCAACGGCGACGTAGGCGGCGCCGGGCTTGAGGGAAACGGCCTGGTCGGAGGGGATGGTCCACGGCGTGGTCGTCCAGATGATAAAGTCGACCGGGCCGTCGAAGTTCTCGAGGCCGGCGGGCTTGGAGGTCAACTCAAAGCGCACGAAGATGGACGGGCTCGTCTCATCGGAGTACTCGATCTCGGCCTCGGCGAGTGCGGTGTGGCAGTGCTTGCACCAGTGGACGGGCTTGTGACCGCGATAGATCATACCCTTGTCGAACATGGCTTTGAAGACCTCGATGTCGGCAGCGTCATGCTGGTGATAGAGCGTCAGGTAGGGGTTGTCCCAATCGCCGAGAACGCCCAGGCGGCGGAAGCCGGCCTTCTGCAGCTCAATATTCTCGACAGCGAACTTGTTGCAAAGCTCGCGGATCTTAGCCGTGGAGGTCTGGTTGAACTTCTCGGTGCCGAGCTTCTCCTCGACCTTATGCTCAATCGGCTGGCCGTGGCAGTCCCAACCGGGGACATAGGGAACTTCGCAGCCCTGCATCATCCAGTAACGGTTGATCATGTCCTTGGAGATCTTGTTCATAGCGTGGCCGATGTGGATCGGGCCGTTCGCGTACGGAGGGCCGTCGTGCAGCACGAACTTCTTGTGACCCTCGTTCTTCTTCAGAACTTGCTCGTAGACCTTGTTGTCCTGCCAGTCCTTGAGTCGCTTGGGCTCGGACTTGGAAAGACCGGCACGCATGGGAAATCCGGTTTTTGGCAGATTCATCGTCTGCTTGTACTCGTTTGCCACGGTACCCCTTTCTTGTCATGGGCGCGCACGCCCTCTGGGCACCAAAAAAGCGCCCGTCCCTGCAAGCTGGGACGAAGCGCCACAAAACGGGCAGGGTACCCGCAAAAGCTCTTCGCTTAACCACCCAGCTTAGATGCCCTCACCCGCGTCGCCGCGCGCTCGCATCCGTTACTCGGCTGGCCTGTATCGACGACCATCTCGGCGATGTCTACTAAGACGAACCTGCGCGGCACGTCCGTTGGGACCGCAGCTCCGGGGTGATTTTCATCGGTCGCATGCACGGGTTCTCAGCGCTCCCCGCTCTCTGTGGCATGCGGACGGCCGACTACTCGTCCCCATCAACGCTTATGCGGAGTATGCTAGCACGTTCCGCGTCGGCGAAAAACCCTCAACACTGGTTTTATACGTTCGGAATTTTGGTTTGAAATTCTCGCGACTGATGCAGCCGCCTTGGAGCAAAATACCTGAAAGTACTTTATCGAGCGAAAGAAGGTTGCCATGCGCACGATTGGAATGAGTGACTATACCGTCGGCGAGGACTGCTTTGACGAGTTGCCCGCCGCATTGGCCGAGTACGGGGCGAAGAAGGTCGCGATCATCGGTGGCAAGCG
Protein-coding regions in this window:
- the ileS gene encoding isoleucine--tRNA ligase yields the protein MANEYKQTMNLPKTGFPMRAGLSKSEPKRLKDWQDNKVYEQVLKKNEGHKKFVLHDGPPYANGPIHIGHAMNKISKDMINRYWMMQGCEVPYVPGWDCHGQPIEHKVEEKLGTEKFNQTSTAKIRELCNKFAVENIELQKAGFRRLGVLGDWDNPYLTLYHQHDAADIEVFKAMFDKGMIYRGHKPVHWCKHCHTALAEAEIEYSDETSPSIFVRFELTSKPAGLENFDGPVDFIIWTTTPWTIPSDQAVSLKPGAAYVAVEHDGRAEVMLEDLAPKCCEEFGWEYTPVMVDGKPYVVPAETFHHIHYKQPIFDGVEGVALLADYVGVDDGTGIVHNSPGHGVDDYFACLKEGITDICMPVDDDGNFYTGEEFGTGGPFSGMDTDEANPHIIEFLRERGTLVLEKKITHSYPHCWRCKHPVLFRATDQWFVSMDKTGLREQAGKEVRENVKWYPAHAANRIGAMVEQRPDWCISRQRNWGVPIPSYTCADCGEKVMNDATLDAVIKLFHEKGSDAWFTDAPESYLGEACVCPKCGGHHLKADKDILDVWWDSGVSWKAVCEYRPELEYPADVYLEGSDQHRGWFQSSLLTSVGANGHAPYKAVVSQGFTLDGQGRKMSKSLGNVIDPNKVCDEMGADIIRLWVASVDTSSDVSIDHEILARTSDAYRRFRNTLRFLLSELEGQFEPETDGVAFADLLPLDKLMVARLTQVQAEVDDAYSCYEFPRAYRALYDFVVTELSNVYLDALKDRLYCEKPGSLERRSAQTVLAELFSMLMRDLQPILSYTVDEAMAYAPAGCVDHQKYAALLDWYKSPITVDEANEFEGVLEASLELRSAVTKSLEDARSAGTFTKSQQVRVKAVVPAEMYALLTGDKAVDLAEFYIVSDVELTQGEELSVAIEAAEGECCDRCWNYRTTVGEYNGHAHICKRCADAL